From Erigeron canadensis isolate Cc75 chromosome 8, C_canadensis_v1, whole genome shotgun sequence, one genomic window encodes:
- the LOC122610019 gene encoding protein TOPLESS-like: MSSLSRELVFLILQFLDEEKFKDSVHKLEQESGFFFNMKYFEDEVHNGNWDEVEKYLSGFTKVDDNRYSMKIFFEIRKQKYLEALDKHDRSKAVEILVKDLKVFSSFNEELFKEITQLLTLENFRENEQLSKYGDTKSARGIMLVELKKLIEANPLFRDKLQFPNLKNSRLRTLINQSLNWQHQLCKSPRPNPDIKTLFLDHSCGQPNGARAPSPANNSLLGLPKAGGFPPLGGHGPFQPTQAPVPTPLAGWMSNPPTISHPAISGSAIGLGGPSIPAGLKHPRTPPTNPSLEFPSADSEHVSKRPRPMGITDEVNHPVNMLPLAFQGLASHSQAFDPSDDLPKTVARTLNQGSSPMSMDFHPIQQTLLLVGTNVGDIGLWEVGSREKLVLKNFKVWDLSACSMPLQAALVKDPGVSVNRVIWSPDGSLFGVAYSRHIVQIYSYHGRDDVRQHFEIEAHVGGVNDLAFSNPNKQLCVITCGDDKTIKVWDAATGAKQYTFEGHDAPVYSVCPHYKENIQFIFSTALDGKIKAWLYDNMGSRVDYEAPGRWCTTMAYSADGTRLFSCGTSKEGESHIVEWNESEGAVKRTYVGFRKRSLGVVQFDTTKNRFLAAGDDFSIKYWDMDNIQLLTSVDAGGGLPASPRIRFNKDGTLLAVSAKENGIKILSNSDGLRLLRTFENLSYDASSRAPEPSKPTINTVSAAAAASSSGLAERVGSVGSISGLNGDSRSMADVKPKITEEPNDKSKIWKLTEINESSQCRSLKLPENMRVTKISRLIYTNSGSAILALASNAIHLLWKWQRSERNSNGKATASVSPQLWQPSTGILMTNDVAETNPEESVSCFALSKNDSYVMSASGGKISLFNMMTFKTMTTFMPPPPAATFLAFHPQDNNIIAIGMDDSTIQIYNVRVDEVKSKLKGHSKRITGLAFSHALNVLVSSGADSQLCVWSSDGWEKQKARYLQLPPGRTPTALSDTRVQFHNDQTHFLVVHETQLAVYETTKLECVKQWLARESSAPISHAMFSCDSQLVYASFLDATVCVFTASNLRLRCRINPSAYLPSNTPSNANVHALVIAAHPHEPNQFALGLSDGAVHVFEPTESEGKWGVPPPADNGSPGNVAASSVGGLGAEQTQR, encoded by the exons ATGTCGTCGCTAAGTAGAGAGCTAGTGTTCTTGATCCTGCAGTTTCTTGATGAAGAAAAGTTTAAAGATAGTGTACATAA GCTTGAACAAGAATCAGGGTTTTTCTTTAACATGAAGTATTTTGAAGATGAAGTTCATAATGGGAATTGGGATGAGGTTGAGAAGTATCTTTCTGGATTTACTAAGGTGGACGATAATCGATATTCAATGAAGATCTTTTTCGAAATTAGGAAACAAAAGTATCTTGAAGCATTGGATAA GCATGATCGGTCAAAGGCGGTGGAAATCCTTGTGAAGGATCTTAAAGTgttttcatcatttaatgaaGAGCTTTTCAAGGAAATTACTCAGCTATTGACATTAGAGAATTTTAG AGAGAACGAACAACTTTCAAAGTATGGAGATACGAAATCAGCCAGGGGTATAATGCTGGTTGAGCTCAAGAAGCTTATTGAAGCAAATCCGTTGTTTCGGGACAAGTTGCAGTTTCCCAACCTTAAGAATTCAAGGCTACGGACTCTCATAAATCAAAG CTTAAATTGGCAGCACCAGCTTTGTAAATCCCCCAGACCGAATCCAGATattaaaactttgtttttagATCACTCATGTGGACAACCAAATGGTGCACGTGCTCCATCTCCTGCAAACAATTCACTTCTTGGGTTACCAAAAGCAGGAGGCTTTCCTCCTTTAGGAGGACACGGG cCCTTTCAACCTACACAAGCTCCTGTTCCAACTCCACTTGCTGGTTGGATGTCTAATCCACCCACAATATCTCATCCAGCGATTTCTGGTAGCGCAATTGGTCTTGGTGGTCCATCTATTCCAG CTGGATTAAAGCATCCAAGGACCCCACCAACTAACCCGTCTTTAGAGTTCCCATCTGCGGATTCTGAACATGTGAGCAAACGACCAAGGCCCATGGGCATAACCGATGAG GTCAACCATCCTGTCAACATGTTGCCGTTGGCATTCCAGGGACTTGCCAGTCATAGTCAAGCTTTTGACCCATCCGACGACTTGCCAAAGACCGTTGCGCGAACTTTAAATCAGGGTTCATCTCCGATGAGCATGGATTTTCATCCTATACAACAAACTCTACTCCTAG TTGGAACAAACGTGGGGGACATAGGATTGTGGGAAGTTGGCTCAAGAGAAAAATTGGTTCTTAAAAATTTCAAAGTTTGGGATCTTAGTGCATGTTCAATGCCATTGCAG GCTGCTCTTGTAAAAGATCCTGGTGTATCTGTAAATCGTGTAATCTGGAGTCCAGATGGTTCGTTGTTTG GAGTTGCATATTCAAGGCACATTGTTCAAATATATTCGTATCACGGTAGGGATGACGTGAGGCAACATTTTGAG ATCGAAGCTCATGTTGGTGGAGTAAATGATCTTGCATTTTCCAATCCTAATAAGCAGCTCTGTGTCATAACTTGTGGGGATGATAAGACCATCAAG GTATGGGATGCAGCAACGGGTGCGAAACAGTACACTTTCGAAGGTCATGATGCTCCAGTGTATTCCGTATGTCCTCACTACAAAGAAAACATTCAG TTTATATTTTCAACGGCTCTTGATGGCAAGATAAAAGCATGGCTATACGATAATATGGGATCTCGGGTTGATTACGAGGCCCCTGGTCGTTGGTGCACAACAATGGCATATAGCGCCGACGGAACAAG ACTATTTTCGTGTGGGACCAGCAAAGAAGGGGAATCCCACATTGTAGAATGGAATGAAAGTGAAGGAGCAGTGAAAAGAACCTACGTTGGATTCCGTAAACGATCATTAGGCGTTGTACAGTTTGATACAACTAAAAACCGCTTTTTGGCAGCTGGTGATGATTTCTCTATCAAATATTGGGATATGGATAATATTCAACTTTTAACGAGTGTGGACGCTGGCGGGGGTCTTCCG GCGAGCCCACGGATCAGGTTTAACAAAGATGGTACTCTCTTGGCTGTTTCCGCCAAAGAAAATGGAATCAAAATTCTATCAAATTCCGATGGTCTCCGACTGCTTAGAACTTTTGAAAACCTTTCCTATGATGCTTCTTCAAGAGCTCCTGAACCTTCAAAG CCTACCATAAACACAGTATCAGCGGCTGCCGCTGCTAGCAGTTCTGGACTAGCAGAAAGGGTTGGCTCTGTTGGTTCTATCTCGGGATTG AATGGAGATAGTAGAAGTATGGCAGATGTGAAACCAAAAATCACTGAAGAACCAAATGACAAGTCAAAGATTTGGAAACTCACTGAAATAAATGAATCTTCTCAGTGTCGGTCGCTGAAACTCCCAGAAAACATGAGAGTAACAAAG ATATCAAGATTGATCTATACTAATTCAGGAAGTGCTATTTTGGCATTAGCATCGAATGCTATTCATTTGCTATGGAAATGGCAGCGCAGCGAGCGCAATTCAAATGGCAAG GCAACGGCCAGTGTTTCGCCTCAATTATGGCAACCTTCAACCGGGATTTTGATGACAAATGACGTTGCTGAGACCAACCCTGAAGAATCTGTTTCCTGCTTTGCGCTGTCCAAAAATGATTCTTATGTAATGTCAGCATCAGGAGGAAAGATTTCTTTATTCAACATGATGACGTTCAAG ACAATGACAACTTTCATGCCTCCACCACCAGCAGCTACTTTTCTTGCTTTTCATCCTCAAGACAACAATATAATAGCTATTGGCATGGATGATTCGACCATCCAGATATACAATGTTCGTGTAGATGAG GTCAAAAGTAAACTTAAAGGGCACTCCAAAAGAATCACTGGTCTTGCCTTCTCTCATGCACTCAACGTTTTAGTCTCATCCGGGGCAGATTCTCAG CTATGTGTATGGAGTTCTGATGGATGGGAGAAGCAGAAAGCAAGATACTTGCAACTTCCACCAGGAAGAACACCAACAGCGCTGTCTGACACCCGGGTGCAGTTTCATAATGATCAAACCCATTTTCTTGTTGTACATGAGACCCAACTTGCTGTTTATGAAACAACAAAGCTTGAATGTGTAAAGCAG TGGCTTGCACGCGAATCTTCTGCTCCCATATCACATGCAATGTTTTCATGTGATAGTCAGCTGGTATATGCAAGTTTCTTGGATGCAACCGTGTGTGTGTTTACTGCTTCTAACCTTCGTCTGCGGTGTCGTATAAATCCTTCTGCATATCTTCCTTCCAACACCCCAAG CAATGCAAATGTGCATGCATTGGTAATTGCTGCACATCCACATGAACCAAATCAATTTGCATTAGGGCTTTCAGATGGTGCTGTCCATGTTTTCGAGCCTACGGAATCTGAAGGCAAATGGGGGGTCCCACCACCGGCTGATAACGGTTCACCAGGTAATGTAGCAGCTAGTTCAGTAGGAGGCCTGGGTGCAGAACAAACTCAAAGATAA
- the LOC122610709 gene encoding uncharacterized protein LOC122610709, with product MNPFFNNPIFLGNGPTPPNMQSDSSSSDETKRYINLFTMVHYAIEQDVRDTASSSRKYKNRDNRVESHDRLVRDYFAVELKFDEGFFRQRFRMSRRLFLKIATDLESNFEYFQRRVNGRGEMGFSALQRCTSAVRQLGYGSNSDSLDDYLNMLERSSRDTLNAFCDGVIRLYRHKYLRRPTRNDMQRIFDHHACYHGFPGMLVAWRGLYTRGDHHGPTISLEAVASQDCWIWHAYFDIVGSNNNINVLNQSPLFNGFEDVTSPVVPFTVNGTEYKYPYYLVDEIYPRYVMFVKTIPHPAGEKMIRFVKAQEAARKDVKRAFDEDHALCPDYILDPPVAPQPSDAQLAEIQDPNVHEDLRMDLIDHIHRTFIPGIDH from the exons atgaaccctttcttcaacaatcctATATTTTTGGGAAACGGCCCAACACCCCCAAATATGCAATCGGACTCGAGTTCATCCGACGAGACGAAACGATATATTAATCTCTTCACAATGGTGCATTATGCGATTGAACAAGATGTCCGCGATACTGCCTCCTCTTCAAGAAAGTATAAAAACAGAGACAATCGTGTTGAGTCGCACGACCGTCTTGTCCGAGATTACTTTGCCGTGGAACTGAAATTTGATGAGGGTTTTTTTAGACAACGGTTTCGGATGAGTAGACGGTTGTTTTTGAAGATAGCTACAGATTTGGAAagcaattttgaatattttcaaagGAGAGTCAACGGTCGTGGGGAAATGGGGTTCTCGGCTTTACAGAGATGCACATCTGCAGTTCGCCAGTTAGGATACGGTAGTAATTCTGACAGTTTAGATGATTACTTAAATATGTTGGAAAGATCGTCACGTGACACCCTTAATGCTTTTTGTGACGGAGTCATAAGGTTATACCGACATAAATATTTGCGTAGGCCAACGCGTAATGATATGCAACGCATTTTTGATCATCATGCGTGTTATCATGGTTTTCCCGGCATGTtag TGGCTTGGCGTGGCCTATACACGCGAGGTGACCATCACGGGCCGACGATATCGCTTGAAGCAGTTGCGTCACAGGATTGTTGGATTTGGCACGCATACTTTGATATTGTCGGTTCAAACAACAacattaatgtgttgaaccaatctcctTTATTCAATGGCTTTGAAGACGTCACATCACCGGTGGTTCCTTTCACTGTAAATGGAACCGAATATAAGTACCCGTATTATCTCGTGGATGAGATCTACCCAAGATATGTGATGTTTGTGAAAACGATTCCTCATCCAGCCGGTGAGAAAATGATTCGATTTGTTAAGGCACAAGAGGCTGCAAGGAAGGATGTGAAGCGAGCTTTtg acgaAGACCACGCATTATGTCCTGATTATATTCTAGATCCCCCGGTTGCGCCACAGCCATCGGATGCTCAGCTGGCAGAGATACAGGACCCAAACGTTCACGAAGATCTTCGgatggatctcattgaccatattcatcgcACATTCATCCCGGGCATCGATCactaa